In a single window of the Aquarana catesbeiana isolate 2022-GZ linkage group LG13, ASM4218655v1, whole genome shotgun sequence genome:
- the LOC141117036 gene encoding transgelin-2-like encodes MANKGPSYGLSREVQLKIDLKYDPELENILVQWISAQCDNKVGEPEEAGKIGFQKWLKDGVIVCHLINSLAPGSVGKIQSSSMAFKQMEQVSQFLKACEKYGIPPSDLFQTVDLWEGKDMASVQRTLMNLGSLAVTKGDGHFKGDPNWFPKKSMENKRGFTQDKLKEGQSVIGLQMGTNKGASQSGMTGYGMPRQIL; translated from the exons ATGGCAAACAAAGGACCATCCTATGGACTGAGCAGAGAAGTCCAGTTGAAGATTGACCTGAAGTACGACCCGGAGCTGGAGAACATCCTGGTGCAATGGATTAGTGCTCAGTGCGACAATAAGGTTGGCGAACCAGAGGAGGCTGGGAAAATTGGCTTTCAGAAGTGGTTGAAGGATGGCGTG ATCGTGTGTCATCTGATCAACTCCCTTGCTCCGGGTTCAGTGGGCAAAATCCAGTCCTCCAGTATGGCCTTCAAACAGATGGAGCAGGTGTCCCAGTTCCTGAAGGCCTGCGAGAAATATGGAATACCGCCTTCTGACCTATTCCAGACCGTCGACTTGTGGGAAG GAAAAGACATGGCCAGCGTCCAGCGGACTTTGATGAACTTGGGTAGTTTAGCCGTTACAAAGGGCGACGGACATTTCAAAGGAGACCCCAACTGGTTCCCCAA GAAATCCATGGAGAACAAGCGTGGATTCACTCAAGACAAACTAAAAGAAGGGCAAAGCGTCATCGGTCTACAGATGGGCACCAACAAGGGCGCCTCCCAGTCCGGAATGACCGGTTACGGCATGCCCAGGCAAATCCTCTGA